AGTATCAGTCCGCAGACCCGGCAGCGGAGGCCGAGGCGGCACTCACCCATGGCGCGGGCGGCCTCATCCTGGTGGTCAAGGACGCCGCGCTGAACATGCGCGAGCGCACCGTGCCCTCGCGGGCGATGGAGGCGGAGACCATCCCCGTGGCGCAGATTCAGGAGAGCACCTGGCGCGAGATGATCAAGATGGCGGGGCTGACGCCCTACGAGGCCAACAACGCCCCCCGCGCGCTCCTGCTCCGCCTGCAGGCGCAACTGACCGTCCCCTACAGCGCGCCGCAGACCGCGCAAGCCCTGACCGTCGTCGGCGTCCTGTCGGGCGAACGCGCAGATGCCCGCCCGCTCATCATCGGGGCGCACTACGACGGCGTGGGCGCCACACCGGATGGAACGCAGTACCCGGGCGCCAACAAGAACGCCTCGGGGGTAGCCGTCATGTTGGAAGTGGCGCGGGTGCTGGCCGAAAGCGGATTCCGCCCGTCGCGGCCCGTCTATTTCGTCGCCTGGGGCGCGGAGGAGGCCGGGCTTGCCAGTTCGCGCTTCTACGCCGACCGGCCGATTGTGCCCCTGGACGAGATGATGGGCCTGCTGGAGTTGGACACGGTGGGCGCGGCCCGCAGTTACTACCTGAACCTGGAGGGCGAGAAGGATGGCCTGGAGGCGACGCTCCTGTTCAACCTGCGCCTGGCCGCCGACTTGCTGGACCGGCGCGTGTCGCCCGAAGCGTACAAGGGCGGCAACACGCACGCGTCCTTCCGCGATAGGGGCGTCCCCGCCGTGCTCCTGTTCTGGCCCAACGCCGAGTATCTCCACACCCCGCAGGATGCACCTGACACGCTAGACCCGTACAAGTTGGCTACCACCGGAGAGGTTACCGCGCTGGCGGCGATGATGCTGGCCAGGTAGGACGATCCCAAATTCCCCACGGGCCCGGTGGCTCCATCCGCAGGAAGTGGACTGAACAAGTCGCATTTGACAGACGGCGCGTTGCCCTGTACAATGACTTGTAGGTTCTACTCACATATACTCTGAAAAAACTATGGAGGGAGACGCCATGAGCAACAAGACCCCCGAACAAACCTACAGGGGCCTGCGCCGGTTCAACCTGGCGATGGGGTTCCTACACCTGATCCAGGGCGTGCTGATGATCCTCATCAGCAACGACACCACCTACCCGATCTTCACCAATTTCCTGAAGTTTGACCGCGCCACGTTCTCTCTGACGCCTGACCCCAAGTTGTTCGTGAACCTGCCGTTCGGGCCGGCGGTGGCCATCTTCCTGCTTCTTTCGGCGGTGGCCCACTTCTCCCTCTCCACCTTCGGCTACAAGTGGTACGTGAGCCACCTGGAGCGGAAGATGAACCCGGCGCGCTTCTACGAATACGCGCTGAGTTCCTCGTGGATGATTGTCCTCATCGGCATGTTAGTGGGCCTGTGGGATTTGGGCGCGCTCATCCTCATCTTCGGCGTGAACGCCACCATGAACCTGTTTGGTATCATGATGGAACTGCACAACGAGGGCAAGGAGCACGTGAACTGGACGGCGTTCATCTTCGGGTGCATCGCGGGGATCATTCCCTGGATTGTGATCACGATGTACTTCCTGGGCGCGGTCAATTCGGGCGACGCAAAGCCACCGGCCTTTGTGTACGCCATCATTCCCACCATCTTCGTGTTCTTCAACATCTTCGCCGTGAACATGTTCTTGCAGTACAAGAAGGTGGGGCCGTGGAAGGACTACCTGTTCGGCGAGCGCATGTTCATCGTCCTGAGCCTGCTGGCCAAGACGGCGCTGGCATGGCAGATCTTCGCGGGCACGCTGGCGCCGGTATAGACATCGGCCTTGCGGTGGCGCCAGCCGTCTGAATACCACGCGAAAAGCCCATGGGCGGGTGCGGCAACCCGCCCATGGGGTATTCCAGGCGCGCGCTGGCTCGGCGTGCTAGAGACAACGTCCGGAACACGAAACCCACGAAACACCACGAAAGGCACGAAACGACTTCCGCGTCTTTCGTGTCTTTCGCGCCATTCCCTTGCGCTCGCAATGGGTTGGCGGCACAACGCCCAGACACGTAGGGCGGCTTTCCATAGCCGCCGGAAACAGGGGGCAGGTATGGCAACCTGCCCTACACTCAATGCGTTTCATGCTGCCGCTCATCGGTCTGACCATTTCCACCGAAATGCATACACTACCCAGCCTGGCATGGCATTTGCAAGCCTGGCCGTGATGGAGTAAGATTCGCTCACGTTGCCGCCAATGCCGAGATGAGACATGTCTGACCAGCCAACGAATGCGAAGCGCCGCGGCGCGAGCGGCGCAGGCGACCCACGCCTTG
The sequence above is a segment of the Chloroflexota bacterium genome. Coding sequences within it:
- the heR gene encoding heliorhodopsin HeR; amino-acid sequence: MEGDAMSNKTPEQTYRGLRRFNLAMGFLHLIQGVLMILISNDTTYPIFTNFLKFDRATFSLTPDPKLFVNLPFGPAVAIFLLLSAVAHFSLSTFGYKWYVSHLERKMNPARFYEYALSSSWMIVLIGMLVGLWDLGALILIFGVNATMNLFGIMMELHNEGKEHVNWTAFIFGCIAGIIPWIVITMYFLGAVNSGDAKPPAFVYAIIPTIFVFFNIFAVNMFLQYKKVGPWKDYLFGERMFIVLSLLAKTALAWQIFAGTLAPV